A genomic segment from Chelonoidis abingdonii isolate Lonesome George chromosome 24, CheloAbing_2.0, whole genome shotgun sequence encodes:
- the LOC116825900 gene encoding beta-1,4-galactosyltransferase galt-1-like, which yields MSCYGRIFFFVMVLFVLFLYSLLYYWVTQNSPSSKSTGLIDLCQGEIARDTITALKYNKTFIIAPYFDKRQINLTRVIGIVHHNEVRDLYCWFCCQSDGKVSVERAAIDVHSDLFGFPYGTADLLCVEPQNCDPNYVSIHWSPKGNIVQLPRFEIKNRDDKTLSVEFTVCISTMFGNYNNVLQFIQSIEMYKILGAQKVVIYKNSCSQLMEKALEFYIAEGTVEIIPWPITSYFNVSSYWHFSMDTKDIGYYGQITALNDCVYRNMYRSKFVLLNDIDEIILPIKHLNWKTMMSSLQEQNPGTGIFLFENHIFPKTVYSLNEAFNISSWSAVPGVNILQHIYKEPDRPWIFSPRKMIVDPRKVIQTSVHSVLKAYGSSLEVSRNIAITYHCRDPLQGNIPKKFLTKDPTLWRYNLSLIKNVNKVVKKQYFKWTMKKILQIFSEAIGNTFKGTVIDISTL from the coding sequence ATGTCTTGCTATggaagaatctttttttttgtgATGGTCCTTTTCGTACTGTTTCTGTATTCCCTCTTGTACTATTGGGTAACACAAAACTCTCCCTCATCAAAGTCGACAGGGCTGATTGACCTCTGTCAAGGTGAGATTGCCAGGGATACAATCACagcattaaaatataataaaacatttataataGCACCATACTTTGACAAAAGACAAATAAACCTCACTCGTGTAATTGGGATTGTACACCATAATGAAGTAAGAGATCTTTATTGCTGGTTTTGTTGTCAATCTGATGGCAAGGTATCTGTGGAAAGGGCAGCAATAGATGTTCATTCAGATCTATTTGGATTCCCTTATGGTACAGCAGATTTACTTTGTGTGGAGCCCCAAAACTGTGATCCAAACTATGTGTCAATTCATTGGTCCCCTAAAGGAAATATTGTCCAGCTACCAaggtttgaaataaaaaaccgtGATGACAAGACCCTTTCTGTTGAATTCACTGTGTGCATCTCTACCATGTTTGGAAATTACAACAATGTCTTACAATTCATACAGAGCATTGAGATGTATAAAATTCTTGGGGCACAGAAAGTTGTTATCTATAAGAACAGCTGCAGCCAATTGATGGAGAAAGCCTTGGAATTTTATATTGCAGAAGGAACTGTTGAGATAATTCCCTGGCCAATTACTTCATACTTCAACGTTTCTTCTTACTGGCATTTTTCTATGGATACCAAAGACATTGGCTACTATGGACAAATTACTGCTCTAAATGATTGTGTTTACCGCAACATGTACAGGAGCAAGTTTGTGCTTCTTAATGATATCGATGAAATTATTCTGCCCATTAAACACTTGAACTGGAAAACAATGATGAGCAGCCTTCAAGAGCAAAATCCAGGGACTGGCATTTTCCTCTTTGAGAACCACATCTTCCCTAAAACTGTATATTCTTTGAATGAGGCATTCAACATTTCATCCTGGAGTGCTGTACCAGGGGTCAACATACTCCAGCATATTTATAAAGAGCCTGATAGACCATGGATCTTCAGTCCTAGGAAAATGATAGTTGATCCAAGGAAAGTGATTCAGACTTCGGTCCACTCTGTTCTAAAGGCCTATGGAAGCAGCCTAGAAGTTTCCAGGAACATTGCAATTACTTATCATTGCAGAGACCCTCTCCAAGGAAACATACCTAAAAAATTTCTCACTAAGGATCCAACCCTCTGGAGATATAACTTGTCTTTGATTAAGAATGTTAACAAAGTGGTAAAAAAGCAGTACTTCAAATGGaccatgaaaaaaatattgcagatATTCTCAGAAGCCATTGGAAACACCTTTAAAGGGACAGTTATAGACATTTCTACTTTATAA